The region TTCCCACCCCTTCATCACGCCCTGCATGCGTATAGGAGATTCTTCATGCTGAAAGGAAAAGTAGCGGTCGTCACCGGATCCACCAGCGGCATCGGATTGGGGATCGCCACGGCGTTGGCCGCGCAAGGGGCGGATGTGGTGCTGAACGGTTTCGGCGACGCCGCCGATATCGAAAAAACCCGTGCCGGCCTGGCCCTGGCTCACGGTGTCAAGGCACTCTACGACGGCGCCGACCTGAGCCGCGGCGACGCCGTGCGCGGCCTGGTCGAGAACACGGTCAAGCAGCTCGGCCGTATCGACATCATCGTCAACAACGCCGGCATCCAGCACACGTCCCTGATCGAAGACTTCCCCGCCGACCGCTGGGACGCCATCATCGCCTTGAACCTGTCCGCCGTCTTCCACGGCACCGCCGCCGCCTTGCCGCACATGAAGAAGCAAGGCTGGGGCCGCATCATCAACATCGCGTCCGCCCACGGCCTGGTGGGTTCGGCGAATAAATCCGCCTATGTCGCCGCCAAGCACGGCGTGGTGGGCCTGACCAAGGTCACCGCGCTGGAAACCGCGGGGCAGGGCATCACCGCCAACGCCATCTGCCCGGGCTGGGTGCGTACCGCCCTGGTGGAAAAGCAGATCAGCGCCATCGCTGCGTCGAAAGGCATCAGCCAGGAAGAGGCCGCGCGCGATCTGCTGGGCGAAAAGCAGCCGTCGCTGCAGTTCGTCACGCCGGAACAATTGGGCGGTACCGCCGTGTACCTGGCGTCGCCCGCGGCCGAACAGGTCACCGGCACCACGATCTCGGTCGACGGCGGCTGGACCGCGCGTTGATGCAGGCGCCGCGGCCCGCTACCCAGGGCGCCGCAGCCCTTATCCCGCCGCGCTGAACATTCAATACCTAAGAGAAAGGAACCCGTTTCCATGCTGTATCTGCTGTCTCCCGCCAAAAAGCTGGACTACGACACCCCGCTCCAGGTCCAGGA is a window of Bordetella sp. N DNA encoding:
- a CDS encoding 3-hydroxybutyrate dehydrogenase, which codes for MLKGKVAVVTGSTSGIGLGIATALAAQGADVVLNGFGDAADIEKTRAGLALAHGVKALYDGADLSRGDAVRGLVENTVKQLGRIDIIVNNAGIQHTSLIEDFPADRWDAIIALNLSAVFHGTAAALPHMKKQGWGRIINIASAHGLVGSANKSAYVAAKHGVVGLTKVTALETAGQGITANAICPGWVRTALVEKQISAIAASKGISQEEAARDLLGEKQPSLQFVTPEQLGGTAVYLASPAAEQVTGTTISVDGGWTAR